Proteins from a genomic interval of Cucumis melo cultivar AY chromosome 7, USDA_Cmelo_AY_1.0, whole genome shotgun sequence:
- the LOC103494744 gene encoding uncharacterized protein LOC103494744 isoform X3: MASSLNGLTVGEPLSENLMDSPARSESMLYQRDEMSWQYSPMSEDSDDCRFCETSTNLFPSQSDSSVPTSPVSPYRYQRPFSGMAPSNGTNTSLGCSTSPVTSLQPHQRGSDSEGRFPSSPSDICHSADLRRAALLRSVQMRAQPAGPSSMELPYCSMPEPGPNIEAEDRPCSCIKSLVDERVYQLEECSSMGLGVSESEYNEQKSCKDLNRDMKDSQSGG, encoded by the exons ATGGCTTCTAGTTTGAATGGATTGACGGTGGGGGAGCCCCTTTCAGAGAATCTTATGGATTCCCCTGCGAGGTCAGAGTCTATGCTTTATCAAAG GGATGAAATGTCCTGGCAATATTCCCCTATGTCAGAAGATTCAGATGACTGCCGGTTTTGTGAGACATCCACCAACTTGTTTCCCTCGCAGTCAGATAGCAGTGTACCTACCAGCCCGGTCTCTCCATACAGATATCAGAGGCCATTCAGTGGGATGGCTCCTTCAAATGGTACCAATACTTCGCTTGGATGTTCTACCAGCCCTGTCACTAGCTTGCAGCCCCATCAACGTGGATCAGATTCTGAGGGTCGTTTCCCATCATCTCCAAGTGATATATGTCACTCAGCAGATCTGAGAAGGGCTGCGCTCCTGCGTTCGGTACAGATGAGAGCACAACCTGCTGGTCCATCATCTATGGAGTTGCCATATTGCTCTATGCCTGAGCCTGGACCAAATATAGAAGCTGAAGACCGGCCATGTTCTTGTATAAAATCGTTGGTTGATGAAAGAGTTTATCAACTCGAGGAATGCTCATCTATGGGATTGGGAGTGTCTGAGTCTGAATATAATGAACAAAAATCATGCAAGGACTTGAACAGGGATATGAAAGACAGCCAGTCTGGAGGGTAG
- the LOC103494744 gene encoding uncharacterized protein LOC103494744 isoform X2 codes for MGVESNSAPPPPPTSSSSTPSPSGKRARDPEDEVYLDNFHSHKRYLSEIMASSLNGLTVGEPLSENLMDSPARDEMSWQYSPMSEDSDDCRFCETSTNLFPSQSDSSVPTSPVSPYRYQRPFSGMAPSNGTNTSLGCSTSPVTSLQPHQRGSDSEGRFPSSPSDICHSADLRRAALLRSVQMRAQPAGPSSMELPYCSMPEPGPNIEAEDRPCSCIKSLVDERVYQLEECSSMGLGVSESEYNEQKSCKDLNRDMKDSQSGG; via the exons ATGGGCGTCGAATCAAActccgcgccgccgccgccgccaacGTCCTCGTCTTCTACGCCTTCTCCGAGCGGGAAGAGGGCCAGAGATCCCGAGGATGAAGTTTATCTCGACAATTTCCACTCTCACAAACGCTACCTCAGTGAG ATAATGGCTTCTAGTTTGAATGGATTGACGGTGGGGGAGCCCCTTTCAGAGAATCTTATGGATTCCCCTGCGAG GGATGAAATGTCCTGGCAATATTCCCCTATGTCAGAAGATTCAGATGACTGCCGGTTTTGTGAGACATCCACCAACTTGTTTCCCTCGCAGTCAGATAGCAGTGTACCTACCAGCCCGGTCTCTCCATACAGATATCAGAGGCCATTCAGTGGGATGGCTCCTTCAAATGGTACCAATACTTCGCTTGGATGTTCTACCAGCCCTGTCACTAGCTTGCAGCCCCATCAACGTGGATCAGATTCTGAGGGTCGTTTCCCATCATCTCCAAGTGATATATGTCACTCAGCAGATCTGAGAAGGGCTGCGCTCCTGCGTTCGGTACAGATGAGAGCACAACCTGCTGGTCCATCATCTATGGAGTTGCCATATTGCTCTATGCCTGAGCCTGGACCAAATATAGAAGCTGAAGACCGGCCATGTTCTTGTATAAAATCGTTGGTTGATGAAAGAGTTTATCAACTCGAGGAATGCTCATCTATGGGATTGGGAGTGTCTGAGTCTGAATATAATGAACAAAAATCATGCAAGGACTTGAACAGGGATATGAAAGACAGCCAGTCTGGAGGGTAG
- the LOC103494744 gene encoding uncharacterized protein LOC103494744 isoform X1, with amino-acid sequence MGVESNSAPPPPPTSSSSTPSPSGKRARDPEDEVYLDNFHSHKRYLSEIMASSLNGLTVGEPLSENLMDSPARSESMLYQRDEMSWQYSPMSEDSDDCRFCETSTNLFPSQSDSSVPTSPVSPYRYQRPFSGMAPSNGTNTSLGCSTSPVTSLQPHQRGSDSEGRFPSSPSDICHSADLRRAALLRSVQMRAQPAGPSSMELPYCSMPEPGPNIEAEDRPCSCIKSLVDERVYQLEECSSMGLGVSESEYNEQKSCKDLNRDMKDSQSGG; translated from the exons ATGGGCGTCGAATCAAActccgcgccgccgccgccgccaacGTCCTCGTCTTCTACGCCTTCTCCGAGCGGGAAGAGGGCCAGAGATCCCGAGGATGAAGTTTATCTCGACAATTTCCACTCTCACAAACGCTACCTCAGTGAG ATAATGGCTTCTAGTTTGAATGGATTGACGGTGGGGGAGCCCCTTTCAGAGAATCTTATGGATTCCCCTGCGAGGTCAGAGTCTATGCTTTATCAAAG GGATGAAATGTCCTGGCAATATTCCCCTATGTCAGAAGATTCAGATGACTGCCGGTTTTGTGAGACATCCACCAACTTGTTTCCCTCGCAGTCAGATAGCAGTGTACCTACCAGCCCGGTCTCTCCATACAGATATCAGAGGCCATTCAGTGGGATGGCTCCTTCAAATGGTACCAATACTTCGCTTGGATGTTCTACCAGCCCTGTCACTAGCTTGCAGCCCCATCAACGTGGATCAGATTCTGAGGGTCGTTTCCCATCATCTCCAAGTGATATATGTCACTCAGCAGATCTGAGAAGGGCTGCGCTCCTGCGTTCGGTACAGATGAGAGCACAACCTGCTGGTCCATCATCTATGGAGTTGCCATATTGCTCTATGCCTGAGCCTGGACCAAATATAGAAGCTGAAGACCGGCCATGTTCTTGTATAAAATCGTTGGTTGATGAAAGAGTTTATCAACTCGAGGAATGCTCATCTATGGGATTGGGAGTGTCTGAGTCTGAATATAATGAACAAAAATCATGCAAGGACTTGAACAGGGATATGAAAGACAGCCAGTCTGGAGGGTAG
- the LOC103494745 gene encoding uncharacterized protein LOC103494745, translated as MTEQPIGVMTVNSSSSPPRETVVQIITNDETSYDNDHVKVDEYCAPKKKKRSTNILKVALKLLRQRSRKPNVTNVPAAIDVGSKGMWNRLVGAMRPLHLQSDESTTIPSLPTSTDPHPPPPLFPSSPSVDNFEDVNSSSSSSVDGMSRYASVDNLQALDQNDEEEEERNNDKFYANMDGEDEMIDAKAEMFIAQFYEQIKLQRSESDVRYNEMIKRSIG; from the exons ATGACAGAGCAACCCATTGGTGTTATGACGGtgaattcttcttcttctcctcctcgtGAAACAGTAGTGCAAATAATTACGAATGACGAGACAAGTTATGATAACGATCATGTCAAAGTGGATGAGTACTGTGCgccgaagaagaagaagaggagcaCTAACATTTTGAAGGTGGCTTTGAAGCTTCTACGGCAACGATCACGGAAGCCAAATGTTACAAACGTCCCTGCAGCCATTGATGTGGGTTCTAAAGGAATGTGGAATCGGCTTGTTGGGGCAATGCGGCCTTTGCATTTGCAGAGCGATGAGTCAACCACCATTCCTTCCTTGCCCACCAGTACCGACCCTCATCCACCACCACCCCTCTTCCCTTCCTCCCCTTCCGTTGATAACTTTGAGGATGTCaattcctcctcctcctcttctgTTGATGGCATGAGCAG GTATGCTTCTGTTGACAACCTTCAAGCATTGGATCAAAAcgatgaagaggaagaagaaagaaacaacGATAAATTCTATGCAAACATGGATGGTGAGGACGAGATGATCGATGCCAAAGCAGAGATGTTCATAGCTCAATTCTACGAGCAAATAAAGCTTCAACGCTCTGAATCTGATGTTCGCTACAACGAGATGATTAAGAGATCTATTGGCTAA